From one Butyricimonas faecihominis genomic stretch:
- a CDS encoding murein L,D-transpeptidase family protein: MKIALLTLLCVIASNEPDFVSQQKKYPRVRNAYHEKEALLTRRLKEHNLSLDNLNILIMAYKTECVMDIYAKKREDKVYKKITTYKICARSGSLGPKRHQGDLQIPEGFYHINHFNPTSNYHLSLMINYPNHSDKLKSKASHLGGNICIHGNCVTVGCLPMTDDKIKEIYIYAIQARQSGQEKIPVYIFPFKFSDEKNKNYSETYRAYPNILDFWKNLETGYNLFIKDLKELNISVDKLGNYQFSK, encoded by the coding sequence ATGAAAATAGCCTTGCTCACCTTGTTATGTGTTATCGCTAGCAATGAACCGGACTTCGTCAGCCAGCAAAAGAAATATCCCCGGGTACGAAACGCCTACCACGAAAAAGAGGCATTACTGACCCGAAGATTAAAAGAACACAACCTTTCGTTGGACAACCTGAATATTCTTATCATGGCGTATAAAACAGAATGTGTCATGGACATCTATGCCAAGAAACGGGAAGACAAGGTGTATAAAAAGATTACAACGTATAAGATATGTGCCCGTTCCGGCTCTCTCGGCCCCAAACGTCATCAAGGAGACTTACAAATCCCGGAAGGTTTCTACCACATCAACCACTTTAATCCCACAAGTAACTATCATCTCTCTTTGATGATTAACTACCCAAACCATTCAGATAAGCTGAAAAGCAAAGCCTCCCACCTCGGAGGCAATATCTGCATTCATGGAAATTGCGTAACGGTAGGCTGTCTTCCCATGACAGACGACAAGATCAAGGAAATATACATCTATGCCATACAAGCCCGTCAATCCGGTCAGGAAAAGATACCCGTGTACATCTTTCCTTTTAAATTCTCGGACGAAAAGAATAAAAATTACAGCGAAACCTATCGTGCCTATCCTAACATATTAGATTTTTGGAAGAATCTTGAAACAGGGTATAATCTATTTATCAAGGATTTAAAGGAGTTAAATATCTCCGTGGACAAACTCGGTAACTATCAATTTTCAAAATAA
- a CDS encoding sigma-70 family RNA polymerase sigma factor has protein sequence MRFKRVVMEYRQFLDGVNRKEDKAWVELYDYFYAPLCCYAAKIMGNDQMVEDVVQGCFVKLWLSTVCFEDIKVITAYLYRAVYNAALNFVRDQKRSKKAHEVWMGQVISDECDAVEMALEEEAITRFYTVIIRLPEQQRDILLRSMKGEKVKDMAEKLGVSENTIKTQKKRAYAFVREQLGDVWMVIAGLFFV, from the coding sequence GTGAGATTTAAGAGAGTTGTGATGGAATACAGGCAATTTTTAGATGGGGTTAATCGTAAAGAGGATAAAGCTTGGGTTGAGCTATATGATTATTTTTATGCTCCACTATGTTGCTATGCGGCAAAAATTATGGGGAATGATCAAATGGTGGAGGATGTGGTGCAGGGATGTTTCGTGAAATTGTGGCTTTCAACTGTCTGTTTTGAAGATATAAAAGTGATAACTGCTTATCTGTACCGTGCCGTGTACAATGCTGCGCTTAATTTTGTTCGAGATCAGAAGAGAAGTAAGAAGGCACATGAGGTGTGGATGGGACAAGTCATTAGTGATGAATGTGATGCTGTAGAAATGGCTTTGGAGGAAGAAGCCATTACCCGTTTTTACACCGTGATTATCCGTTTGCCTGAACAACAGCGAGATATTTTATTACGAAGTATGAAAGGGGAAAAGGTGAAGGATATGGCCGAAAAGTTGGGAGTTTCTGAAAATACTATAAAAACACAAAAAAAGAGGGCTTATGCTTTTGTACGTGAGCAATTAGGGGATGTCTGGATGGTAATTGCCGGATTATTTTTCGTGTAG
- a CDS encoding helix-turn-helix transcriptional regulator has product MKNSLYVCLSEFHDWGKFCPSCGISPQVTCGRDFSPNDACVGDGMVVPDFFSSFALIPIIEPMYQEYPPHPVLSPYIDKYWEVKGSPEMGEKMKILPDGCTDFIFNLDDARNLEDKNRFGVDPLHGYFVGAMKTYSELSVCAGSLHMIGVRFTPCGLTIFTKKPLGELSGQRLHLRDVGFLFHEEFASLLREKSTLAERLQVIETFLISRLKYAEEVDKQIVWTTGVIRQAGGLLPVRELMSRVCICQRHFERRFKHATGYTPKEYSRVVKFRRAMDVLRQVSGNNLFSVAVDCGYYDSSHLVKEFKKLSGSSPMVFTSLPADTPITYLGE; this is encoded by the coding sequence TTGAAAAACAGTTTGTACGTGTGTTTATCTGAATTCCACGATTGGGGAAAATTTTGCCCCAGTTGTGGAATTTCTCCCCAAGTTACCTGTGGAAGGGACTTTTCTCCAAATGATGCCTGTGTTGGAGATGGTATGGTCGTCCCGGATTTTTTTAGTAGCTTTGCCTTGATACCAATAATTGAACCCATGTACCAAGAATATCCCCCTCATCCCGTGTTATCTCCTTATATAGACAAATATTGGGAGGTGAAAGGTTCACCGGAAATGGGCGAGAAGATGAAAATTTTGCCTGATGGTTGTACCGATTTCATTTTTAACTTGGATGATGCGCGTAACCTAGAGGATAAAAATCGGTTTGGCGTTGATCCTTTACACGGTTATTTCGTGGGAGCGATGAAGACTTACTCGGAGTTGTCGGTTTGTGCCGGATCACTACACATGATCGGGGTCAGATTTACTCCCTGCGGGTTGACTATTTTCACGAAAAAGCCTTTAGGGGAGCTGAGTGGGCAGAGACTTCATTTGAGGGACGTGGGATTTCTTTTTCATGAAGAGTTCGCCTCTCTTTTAAGGGAGAAAAGTACGCTGGCGGAAAGGTTGCAAGTGATCGAAACTTTTCTGATATCCCGGTTAAAATATGCCGAAGAGGTTGACAAGCAAATCGTGTGGACAACCGGGGTGATCCGTCAGGCCGGGGGATTGTTGCCTGTTCGGGAGTTGATGAGTCGGGTGTGTATATGTCAACGTCATTTTGAACGTCGTTTTAAACATGCCACGGGTTACACGCCAAAAGAGTATAGCCGGGTCGTGAAATTTCGTCGGGCAATGGATGTACTTCGTCAGGTTTCCGGGAATAACCTCTTTTCCGTGGCGGTCGATTGTGGGTATTATGATTCTTCTCACTTGGTGAAAGAGTTCAAGAAATTATCGGGTAGTTCGCCGATGGTTTTCACGTCCTTGCCGGCAGATACTCCGATCACTTATTTGGGGGAATAA
- a CDS encoding FecR family protein, producing the protein MKWEEIYDRSRMVVDKAMGHLLAEVKDVEEDKDGIVEKLLDAEYVSEKLEKRKYYSGKDAFLRMKRQVERKKRVRMIMWVASAACVAIVCIILLQWKQVEVLLPGTNMIAKQENILPAEMKAILVRADGEQVVLGKGHCSLEEAGNVLIAADSTGLEYNRLKRTMPDTTVFNQLIVPRGGLYLLVLSDGTRVWMNSDSHLKYPIMFAGDKREVILSGEAYFDVVKDESAPFIVKTESGKIEVLGTEFNIKCYSDESALVTTLVNGKVKFDDGMNPSVILKPEEQLIFEKENCQSIVRKINVNHYIGWKDNRLSFQGERLDMIMKTLSRWYNVEVVFEDSTLKALEFSGNLDKFTNIQEFLSLFELGVNVKFEIKDRTVYIRKGN; encoded by the coding sequence ATGAAATGGGAAGAGATATATGATCGGTCACGTATGGTTGTAGATAAAGCGATGGGACATCTGTTGGCAGAGGTGAAGGACGTGGAGGAGGATAAAGATGGTATCGTGGAGAAGTTACTGGATGCGGAGTATGTGAGCGAGAAGTTAGAAAAACGGAAATATTATTCAGGAAAAGATGCTTTTTTACGGATGAAACGTCAGGTGGAGAGGAAAAAGCGTGTGCGGATGATTATGTGGGTGGCTAGTGCAGCGTGTGTAGCTATTGTTTGTATCATATTGTTACAGTGGAAACAAGTCGAAGTATTATTACCGGGAACGAATATGATCGCAAAGCAGGAAAACATTCTTCCGGCAGAGATGAAAGCGATATTAGTGAGAGCGGATGGGGAACAAGTCGTGTTGGGGAAAGGGCATTGTAGTTTGGAAGAGGCCGGGAATGTATTGATTGCTGCAGACTCAACAGGATTGGAATATAATCGTTTGAAACGGACAATGCCAGATACCACTGTTTTTAATCAATTGATAGTTCCTCGGGGTGGTTTATATTTGTTAGTATTGTCAGACGGTACACGAGTATGGATGAATTCGGATTCACATTTGAAATATCCGATTATGTTTGCCGGTGATAAGCGGGAAGTCATTTTAAGTGGTGAAGCGTATTTTGACGTGGTGAAAGATGAGTCTGCTCCTTTTATCGTAAAAACGGAATCTGGAAAGATTGAGGTATTAGGAACAGAATTTAATATAAAATGTTATTCGGATGAGTCTGCTTTGGTCACAACCTTGGTGAACGGTAAAGTGAAATTTGATGATGGGATGAATCCATCAGTAATTTTGAAACCGGAAGAACAGTTGATATTTGAAAAAGAAAATTGCCAGTCGATAGTTCGGAAAATAAATGTAAACCATTATATCGGTTGGAAAGATAACCGATTATCCTTCCAAGGAGAGAGGTTAGACATGATTATGAAAACATTATCACGATGGTATAATGTAGAGGTCGTATTTGAAGATAGTACATTGAAGGCATTAGAGTTTTCTGGAAATCTGGATAAATTCACCAATATACAGGAATTTCTTTCTCTTTTTGAACTTGGCGTGAATGTGAAGTTTGAAATAAAGGATCGAACGGTATATATACGGAAAGGAAATTAA
- a CDS encoding AAA domain-containing protein, with product MASEQIPSPLVDLLRQYKLLQEEFEFEKETFYQQTQRAGIPKRIQQGVCWYPVSANKSYYNSLNQLIIEIKRDENDDTDHNFEYGRPVCFFRFDQTGDLRYFSFAATISYVHENTMLVVLPNSNSLLDIQGCPDLGVQLYFDGTSYKTMFSALTEVMEAKNNRLARLREAILGNEMVEQRKLQPIHLMWLNHSQEQAVNRVLAAKEVAVVHGPPGTGKTTTLVEAVYETLRRENQVMVCAQSNTAVDWIAEKLLDRGVNVLRIGNPTRVNDKMLSFTYERKFESHPAYPTLRAARASIRELSGRLKRLKGAKRESARRMLHDLRDQAIKLEIKIDAQLFGEARVIACTLVGSANKQLNGKMFSTLFIDEAAQALEAACWIAISKAYRVILAGDHCQLPPTIKCYEAAKGGLDRTLLQKIIQRKPETVSMLETQYRMHEDIMYFPSKWFYKGRLQASPEVRHRNILEYDTPIEWFDTALCEFSEDCVNETYGRINKPEAELLVKQLQEYIEKIGIERVLDERIDFGLISPYRVQVQYIRQIIKRNRFFIPLRKLITIHTVDGFQGQERDVILISLVRANSEGNIGFLNDLRRMNVAITRARMKLIILGDATTLTSHPFYKALYEYIREKGKIIEIHPETPDTAPSKQK from the coding sequence ATGGCTAGCGAACAAATACCTTCCCCCTTGGTTGATCTCCTGCGGCAATACAAACTATTGCAAGAGGAATTCGAGTTTGAAAAAGAGACATTCTACCAACAAACACAACGTGCAGGAATCCCTAAACGGATTCAGCAAGGCGTTTGTTGGTATCCCGTGTCAGCGAATAAAAGTTACTACAACTCGTTAAACCAGCTCATCATCGAGATCAAACGGGATGAGAATGATGACACGGATCATAATTTCGAATACGGTCGTCCGGTTTGCTTTTTCCGTTTTGACCAAACGGGGGATCTGCGTTATTTCAGTTTCGCGGCAACCATCAGTTACGTTCATGAAAACACGATGCTTGTCGTGTTGCCTAACTCCAACAGCCTTCTGGATATTCAAGGATGCCCGGATCTGGGCGTACAACTCTATTTTGACGGGACCTCCTATAAAACCATGTTTTCCGCCCTAACGGAAGTCATGGAGGCCAAGAATAACCGCCTTGCCCGCTTACGGGAAGCCATACTGGGAAACGAGATGGTGGAACAACGGAAACTTCAACCGATTCACTTGATGTGGCTGAACCATTCACAGGAACAAGCGGTAAACCGGGTACTGGCAGCCAAAGAGGTTGCAGTTGTTCACGGCCCTCCCGGAACCGGAAAAACAACCACGCTCGTCGAGGCCGTCTACGAAACACTGCGACGGGAGAATCAAGTAATGGTTTGCGCCCAAAGCAATACTGCCGTTGACTGGATCGCAGAAAAACTACTGGACCGGGGAGTCAATGTACTACGAATCGGGAATCCCACACGGGTAAACGACAAGATGCTGTCATTCACGTACGAACGCAAATTCGAATCCCATCCTGCCTACCCCACGTTGCGAGCCGCGAGAGCATCCATCCGGGAACTCTCCGGACGCCTGAAACGCTTGAAAGGAGCCAAACGGGAATCCGCCCGCCGGATGCTGCATGATTTACGGGACCAAGCCATCAAATTGGAAATCAAGATTGATGCCCAACTCTTCGGGGAGGCCCGCGTGATTGCCTGCACGCTGGTCGGTTCCGCCAATAAACAATTAAACGGGAAAATGTTCTCCACCTTGTTTATCGACGAGGCCGCACAAGCTTTAGAGGCTGCTTGCTGGATTGCCATATCCAAGGCCTACCGGGTAATACTTGCCGGGGATCACTGCCAGTTACCTCCCACCATCAAATGTTACGAAGCAGCGAAAGGTGGGTTGGATCGCACGCTACTCCAAAAGATTATCCAGCGTAAACCCGAAACTGTTTCCATGCTCGAAACACAGTACCGGATGCACGAAGACATCATGTACTTTCCCTCGAAATGGTTCTACAAAGGCCGTTTGCAGGCATCTCCGGAAGTACGCCACCGTAATATTCTCGAATACGACACTCCCATCGAATGGTTCGACACGGCTCTCTGCGAGTTCTCGGAAGATTGTGTTAACGAAACGTATGGACGAATCAACAAGCCTGAAGCCGAATTGTTGGTAAAACAATTACAGGAATATATTGAGAAAATCGGAATCGAACGAGTGCTGGATGAAAGAATCGATTTCGGGTTGATATCCCCTTACCGGGTGCAAGTACAATATATCCGGCAAATTATCAAACGGAACCGCTTCTTTATCCCCTTGCGGAAACTCATCACGATTCACACCGTGGACGGGTTCCAAGGCCAAGAACGGGATGTTATCCTAATCAGTCTCGTACGGGCCAACAGCGAGGGAAACATTGGATTCCTGAATGACCTGCGCCGCATGAACGTGGCCATCACCCGAGCCCGCATGAAACTCATCATTCTGGGAGACGCCACCACACTCACCTCCCATCCGTTTTACAAGGCCTTGTACGAATATATCCGGGAGAAGGGAAAAATCATCGAGATCCACCCGGAAACACCCGACACGGCCCCATCCAAGCAAAAGTAA
- the ppk1 gene encoding polyphosphate kinase 1, producing MLYNRELSWLSFNERVMQEAQDKSVPLIQRLRFLGIYSNNQDEFFKVRVANLERLDKKKKEKDKKLSGNLTSLELQRKVSEKVCESQKEFENTYTQILDEMVSHHIYVVHENALDENEKQFCRQYFSEKISPLLVPLMLRKSVRLPYLQDERIYHAVKMVNKNSTKNNRYAIIEIPHNSLSPRFIVLPSPNDNTRIIFIDDIIRLCLDDIFFMFSYDEISAYTFKFMRDAELTLDDDVSKSLVEKMEQGLNKRLYGRPVRLVYDEAMPGDLLNILTDKLGLSKSGNLTPGGRYHLMRDLMKFPKINPKLEYEEVSPLRHPAFKPFSSVIDVIRKQDILLNYPYHTFNHFIDFMREAAMDPHTDSIYITLYRTAERSKIINTLINAAKNGKKVVVLLELLARFDEARNIDNAEALRQAGVKVIYGIPGLKVHCKLALVKRREGSQLKGYVHVGTGNFNEDTAKIYSDFSLFTANRTVAEDAERVFEFLQNNYKQLDTDLLLVSPYNMRERFESLIDNEIKNAKDGKKAYIYVKCNSLTDERMIGLLYKASKAGVRVRLIVRGACCLMPEVKGLSDNIRAISIVDKYLEHARLILFYNGGKEKAFILSADWMTRNLSRRVEVGIPIQDKTILNTLKNTFSIQWKDKVKARNLNLEVINQRVSPSSPDETDLQTRSQVALYNFYASQNETQK from the coding sequence ATGTTATACAATAGAGAATTAAGTTGGCTTTCGTTTAACGAACGTGTCATGCAGGAAGCCCAGGATAAGAGCGTCCCGCTTATACAACGCCTCCGTTTCCTCGGAATCTATTCCAACAATCAAGATGAATTTTTCAAGGTGAGAGTTGCCAACCTAGAACGGCTGGACAAGAAAAAGAAAGAAAAGGATAAAAAACTCTCCGGAAACCTAACCTCGCTGGAACTACAACGCAAAGTGTCGGAAAAAGTCTGTGAATCCCAAAAAGAATTCGAGAACACCTACACGCAAATTCTGGACGAAATGGTCAGCCATCATATTTACGTGGTTCATGAAAATGCTCTAGATGAAAACGAAAAACAATTCTGCAGACAATACTTCTCGGAGAAAATCAGTCCGTTACTCGTTCCGCTGATGTTAAGAAAAAGCGTCCGGCTCCCCTACCTGCAAGACGAGCGCATCTATCATGCCGTTAAAATGGTCAACAAGAATTCTACCAAGAACAACCGATACGCCATCATCGAAATACCACACAACAGCCTCTCACCCCGGTTCATCGTACTGCCTTCCCCAAACGACAATACCCGGATCATCTTCATTGATGACATCATCCGTCTTTGTCTGGATGATATATTTTTCATGTTCTCGTATGACGAGATCTCGGCCTACACTTTCAAATTCATGCGGGATGCAGAGCTGACACTAGATGACGACGTATCGAAAAGCCTTGTTGAAAAAATGGAGCAGGGATTGAATAAAAGACTTTACGGTCGTCCCGTTCGTCTCGTCTACGACGAAGCGATGCCCGGAGATCTGCTCAACATCCTCACCGACAAGTTAGGACTAAGTAAAAGTGGTAATCTTACCCCCGGCGGGCGCTATCATCTGATGCGAGATCTGATGAAATTTCCTAAAATTAATCCAAAATTAGAATACGAAGAGGTTTCCCCGTTACGCCATCCAGCCTTTAAACCTTTTTCCAGCGTGATCGACGTGATCCGGAAACAGGACATTTTGTTAAATTATCCCTATCACACGTTCAACCATTTCATCGACTTTATGCGGGAAGCCGCCATGGACCCGCACACGGATTCAATTTACATCACGCTATACCGCACGGCCGAAAGGTCAAAAATCATCAACACGCTAATCAATGCCGCCAAGAACGGGAAAAAGGTCGTCGTGTTACTGGAATTACTGGCCCGATTCGACGAAGCCAGAAATATCGACAATGCCGAGGCATTAAGACAAGCCGGGGTAAAAGTAATTTACGGGATACCGGGACTGAAAGTCCATTGCAAACTCGCCTTGGTCAAACGTCGGGAAGGCTCTCAATTAAAGGGATATGTACACGTGGGAACCGGAAATTTCAATGAGGACACCGCCAAAATATACAGTGATTTCAGCCTGTTCACCGCCAACCGGACCGTGGCGGAAGATGCGGAACGTGTCTTCGAGTTCCTACAAAATAATTACAAACAACTCGATACAGACCTGCTACTGGTCTCCCCCTACAACATGCGGGAACGTTTCGAATCCTTGATCGACAACGAAATCAAAAACGCTAAAGACGGAAAAAAGGCTTACATTTACGTAAAATGTAACAGCCTCACGGACGAACGGATGATCGGACTACTCTACAAGGCCAGTAAAGCCGGGGTACGTGTACGCTTAATCGTGCGAGGTGCCTGTTGCTTGATGCCCGAAGTAAAAGGCCTAAGCGACAACATCAGGGCTATCAGTATTGTGGATAAATACCTTGAACACGCCCGCCTGATCTTGTTTTACAACGGGGGAAAAGAAAAGGCATTTATTCTCAGCGCAGACTGGATGACCCGCAACCTAAGCCGCAGAGTGGAAGTCGGTATCCCGATTCAAGATAAAACCATACTGAACACGCTAAAAAATACATTTTCCATCCAGTGGAAAGACAAGGTAAAAGCCCGGAACCTGAATTTAGAGGTCATAAATCAGCGGGTGTCACCTTCCTCACCGGATGAAACAGACCTGCAAACTCGCTCACAAGTGGCACTATACAATTTTTACGCATCACAAAACGAGACACAAAAATGA
- the fldA gene encoding flavodoxin FldA — translation MKKVGIFYGSTTGATEGVAETIAARLGVASEDIHNVGTTKVDEVDKYDVLLLGSSTWGIGELQDDWNDFLDKLKAKNLSGKTVAIFGCGDSASFGGSFCDAIGIIYNELQGSGCQFAGSVDTDGYSYDSSEACVDGQFVGLPLDESNESDQTDKRIDAWISGLKQVIC, via the coding sequence ATGAAGAAAGTTGGAATATTTTATGGCTCCACGACGGGAGCAACCGAAGGAGTGGCTGAAACGATTGCGGCTCGTTTGGGTGTTGCAAGTGAAGATATACATAACGTGGGAACTACAAAAGTGGACGAGGTCGACAAGTACGATGTTTTGTTGCTGGGTAGTTCTACATGGGGAATCGGAGAGTTGCAGGATGATTGGAACGATTTCTTGGATAAGCTGAAAGCGAAGAATTTGTCGGGTAAGACCGTGGCAATCTTCGGATGCGGGGATTCTGCCTCTTTTGGCGGGTCTTTCTGCGATGCTATCGGAATAATTTATAACGAGCTACAAGGAAGTGGGTGTCAATTTGCCGGTTCGGTGGATACCGATGGGTATAGTTACGACTCTTCCGAGGCTTGTGTGGATGGTCAGTTCGTGGGACTTCCCTTGGATGAATCCAATGAATCTGACCAGACTGATAAGAGAATAGATGCTTGGATTAGTGGTTTAAAGCAAGTGATCTGTTGA
- a CDS encoding methionyl aminopeptidase, with translation MLFSKNENKPASSIEEKIKLYRRQGHIVPPRKIIKNAEQIEGIRESAKINTAVLDHVAANIREGMSTEDINTLVYDFTLAHGAIPAPLNYEGFPKSVCTSINEEVCHGIPDKNIILRSGDIINVDVSTIYNGYFSDASRMFMIGEVAEDRQKLVRVTKECLEKGIEAAQPWRFLGDVGAVIQEHAESNGYSVVREFCGHGVGLKFHEIPEVEHVGRRGTGMLLVPGMIFTIEPMINMGERDIFIDEDNDWTVITEDEQPSAQWENTILITETGNEILTW, from the coding sequence ATGCTATTCAGTAAAAACGAAAACAAACCGGCATCCTCCATCGAGGAAAAAATAAAACTCTATCGTCGTCAGGGTCACATTGTTCCCCCCCGAAAGATTATCAAGAACGCGGAACAGATAGAAGGCATCCGTGAAAGTGCAAAAATAAACACGGCCGTGTTGGATCACGTGGCGGCTAACATCCGGGAAGGAATGTCAACCGAGGATATTAACACGTTGGTATATGATTTTACCTTGGCACACGGGGCTATCCCCGCACCGTTGAATTACGAGGGCTTCCCCAAAAGTGTATGTACTTCCATTAACGAAGAGGTATGTCACGGAATACCGGACAAGAATATCATTTTAAGAAGTGGAGACATTATCAATGTTGATGTTTCCACTATATACAACGGTTACTTTTCAGATGCATCCCGTATGTTCATGATCGGGGAAGTTGCGGAAGATCGCCAAAAACTGGTGCGTGTCACGAAAGAATGTCTGGAAAAAGGCATCGAGGCCGCACAACCTTGGCGTTTTCTCGGAGACGTAGGCGCTGTTATTCAAGAACATGCAGAAAGTAACGGGTACTCGGTTGTCCGGGAATTCTGCGGACACGGGGTCGGCTTGAAATTCCACGAGATTCCGGAAGTAGAACACGTGGGAAGACGGGGTACGGGAATGCTGCTCGTTCCGGGCATGATCTTCACGATCGAACCGATGATTAACATGGGAGAACGGGATATATTCATCGATGAAGATAATGATTGGACGGTTATTACCGAAGACGAACAACCTTCCGCTCAATGGGAAAACACCATATTAATCACGGAAACCGGGAACGAAATATTAACCTGGTAA
- a CDS encoding pyridoxamine 5'-phosphate oxidase family protein produces the protein MEELKRKAELLLEQCESVVLTSIDENGFPRPVPMSKVKTEGITTIWFATGTYSEKTEHFRVNPKAGVCFQKEINSVVLTGYIEIVTDEAEKKALWQDWFIEHFPGGVNDPTYCVLKFTAKRATYWLDFQFVKGEV, from the coding sequence ATGGAAGAATTGAAACGAAAAGCGGAATTATTATTGGAGCAATGCGAAAGTGTGGTACTGACTTCTATTGATGAAAACGGTTTTCCCCGTCCTGTGCCGATGTCAAAGGTGAAAACGGAAGGGATAACTACTATCTGGTTTGCTACCGGAACGTATTCCGAGAAAACGGAACACTTTCGGGTGAATCCTAAAGCGGGAGTGTGTTTCCAGAAGGAGATTAACAGTGTCGTGTTGACCGGGTACATCGAGATTGTTACCGACGAGGCGGAAAAGAAAGCCTTGTGGCAGGATTGGTTTATCGAGCATTTCCCGGGCGGGGTGAACGACCCGACTTATTGTGTTTTGAAATTCACGGCAAAGCGGGCAACTTACTGGCTGGACTTTCAATTTGTGAAGGGGGAGGTGTAG
- a CDS encoding GyrI-like domain-containing protein produces the protein MEQKLTTKEEYLKRINVIVEYINNHLDENIDLGMLAEMSGFSPWHFHRIVRAFLGEPVGAFITRVRVETAARLLRYSDLPVQDIAYRVGYDVPSSLSKSFKQFYGISPNGYRNNKNYTIMKPVEVRPDLKLEFEEQVLAPKQVIYVWLTGAYNQLDYCAAWQKLWNYVREENLFAPDVEHICVYHDDPKVTEQDKLRTSVCLVLPRVGKPKGEVGVKEIPGGKYAIFRYQGPYENLHAVYDTIYAKWIPEKGYKLGDTPGFEKYLNHPDHTTPENLITEICIPVQ, from the coding sequence ATGGAACAGAAATTGACAACGAAAGAAGAGTACTTGAAAAGGATCAACGTGATCGTGGAATATATCAACAATCATCTGGATGAGAATATCGATCTCGGGATGTTAGCCGAGATGTCTGGTTTCTCTCCTTGGCATTTCCACCGGATCGTGCGGGCCTTTCTGGGAGAGCCTGTCGGGGCTTTCATCACCCGGGTACGTGTCGAGACTGCAGCTCGCTTGTTACGCTATTCCGATTTGCCCGTGCAGGACATTGCTTATCGGGTCGGGTATGACGTGCCTTCTTCTTTGTCGAAAAGTTTCAAGCAATTCTATGGTATTTCGCCGAATGGATACCGTAATAATAAAAATTACACGATTATGAAACCAGTAGAAGTAAGACCCGATTTGAAACTAGAATTTGAAGAACAGGTGTTGGCCCCGAAACAAGTGATTTACGTTTGGCTGACAGGTGCATATAACCAGTTGGATTATTGTGCCGCATGGCAAAAACTGTGGAATTACGTGCGGGAAGAAAATCTTTTTGCCCCGGACGTGGAGCATATCTGTGTTTACCATGATGATCCGAAGGTAACGGAGCAGGATAAATTGCGCACGTCCGTGTGCCTCGTGTTACCCCGTGTCGGGAAACCGAAAGGAGAGGTGGGAGTAAAAGAAATTCCCGGCGGGAAATATGCGATCTTCCGCTACCAAGGACCGTATGAAAACCTTCATGCCGTCTACGATACGATTTATGCAAAATGGATTCCCGAAAAAGGGTATAAGCTGGGAGATACCCCCGGTTTCGAAAAGTACTTGAATCATCCGGACCATACTACACCGGAAAATTTGATCACTGAAATTTGTATTCCGGTACAATGA